One window from the genome of Mucilaginibacter ginsenosidivorans encodes:
- a CDS encoding DUF72 domain-containing protein, producing MEFGRVDPHELALIDYTLPADPELTIKTLKAAKGKGELQVHVGCAKWGRKEWLGKIYPPKTKEANFLDEYVKHFDCIELNATFYQVYGPETISKWKEKAAANPGFKFCPKFSQSITHIRRLKNADELTTQYYNGIMAFGDQLGPLFLQVGDNYTPKSFPELKSYLEHLPKDVPVFVEVRHKDWYAVPEVRDNLFNTLHELNIGAVITDASGRRDCVHMELPTPHAFIRFVGNSLDKTDYKRVDDWVARIKDWKEQGLQSVWFFMHQHDERYSPELCDYVVDELNKALGLSLHRPQFIEREKGMFD from the coding sequence ATGGAATTTGGCCGCGTTGACCCCCACGAATTAGCATTGATCGATTACACTCTTCCGGCCGATCCGGAGCTGACCATAAAAACCCTGAAAGCAGCCAAAGGCAAAGGCGAACTGCAGGTGCACGTAGGCTGCGCCAAGTGGGGAAGAAAGGAATGGCTGGGAAAGATATATCCGCCGAAAACCAAGGAAGCAAATTTCCTGGACGAATACGTAAAGCATTTCGACTGTATCGAACTGAACGCCACCTTTTACCAGGTTTACGGGCCCGAAACCATTAGTAAGTGGAAGGAAAAAGCCGCTGCAAACCCGGGCTTTAAATTTTGCCCTAAATTTTCCCAATCCATTACACACATCCGCAGGTTAAAAAATGCTGATGAATTAACTACGCAATATTATAATGGCATTATGGCCTTCGGCGATCAGCTCGGTCCACTGTTTTTGCAGGTCGGCGACAATTATACGCCAAAGAGTTTTCCTGAACTGAAGTCTTATCTTGAACACCTTCCGAAAGATGTGCCGGTGTTTGTTGAGGTGCGCCATAAAGACTGGTATGCTGTGCCTGAAGTAAGGGATAACTTATTCAATACATTGCACGAACTGAATATTGGTGCAGTGATAACAGATGCATCGGGCCGGCGCGACTGCGTGCACATGGAATTGCCCACGCCGCATGCCTTTATCCGTTTTGTTGGCAACAGTCTTGATAAGACAGATTATAAACGCGTTGACGACTGGGTTGCCCGCATAAAGGACTGGAAAGAGCAGGGACTGCAATCGGTATGGTTTTTTATGCACCAGCACGACGAACGCTACTCGCCCGAACTTTGCGATTATGTAGTGGACGAGTTGAACAAGGCGCTCGGCCTCAGTTTGCACCGGCCGCAGTTTATCGAAAGAGAAAAGGGAATGTTTGATTAA
- a CDS encoding 4-fold beta flower protein, with translation MKLITIFLACSMLCGIRKPYHEINLYNSSGSATAYIDDYLTDQVVYLWDGTPVAYLHQNFTNTDVYWFNGKHLGWFEDGLLRNNEGYIILATKQAAGKLTNGETLKGLKSTPPDKKYRELEPVKPYFGTLWAPASAAEYLQAGTGN, from the coding sequence ATGAAACTCATTACGATTTTTCTTGCCTGTAGTATGCTCTGTGGCATACGTAAGCCTTACCACGAAATAAACCTGTACAATTCGTCGGGCAGCGCAACCGCCTATATTGATGATTACCTTACCGACCAGGTGGTTTATTTATGGGACGGCACACCTGTCGCTTACCTTCATCAAAATTTCACTAACACCGATGTTTATTGGTTCAATGGCAAACACCTGGGATGGTTTGAAGATGGCCTTTTGAGAAATAACGAGGGTTACATTATCCTGGCTACCAAACAAGCAGCCGGCAAGCTTACCAATGGTGAAACATTGAAAGGATTAAAAAGTACGCCGCCTGACAAAAAATACCGCGAACTGGAGCCCGTAAAACCTTATTTCGGAACTTTATGGGCACCGGCAAGCGCCGCCGAATATTTACAGGCGGGTACGGGAAATTGA
- a CDS encoding GIN domain-containing protein yields the protein MKTSILTLTIALLALSGVSQRAGAAAFDKDAVTTLTQVGPINKIEVHGNVELYVSYATTDQVKVYNNYYAESAMVQGQDGVLRIASYKDQKLVVWVSAVNLQKLSVYDDAVVRSFGKLSALGLDVNLYDRASAQLNLDVFAVSFKLNGRAKADLSGSAYSANLRCEYSATLNYAMLDSEHLVKKVNPDYLNTEKGLVSIQ from the coding sequence ATGAAAACCTCAATTTTAACTCTCACAATTGCATTACTGGCCTTATCAGGCGTAAGTCAACGGGCCGGCGCCGCAGCTTTTGATAAAGACGCAGTAACCACTTTAACGCAGGTTGGCCCGATCAACAAGATCGAAGTACACGGCAATGTAGAACTTTATGTATCGTACGCTACAACCGACCAGGTAAAAGTTTATAACAATTATTATGCGGAAAGCGCCATGGTGCAGGGACAGGACGGCGTGCTGCGCATAGCGTCTTATAAAGATCAGAAACTGGTGGTTTGGGTTAGCGCTGTTAACCTGCAAAAATTGTCGGTATACGACGACGCCGTAGTAAGATCATTCGGAAAGCTTTCCGCGCTCGGACTGGATGTAAATTTATACGACCGTGCATCCGCTCAATTAAATCTTGACGTGTTTGCGGTAAGTTTTAAACTAAATGGTCGCGCTAAGGCTGATCTGTCAGGTTCGGCTTACAGCGCCAATTTGCGCTGCGAATATTCCGCAACGCTGAATTATGCGATGCTGGACAGCGAACACCTGGTTAAAAAAGTAAACCCTGACTACTTAAACACAGAAAAGGGCCTGGTATCAATACAGTAA
- a CDS encoding helix-turn-helix domain-containing protein: MPAKIPQKILSRQHEITSDFLKEVDKHLADIIEGRAMDMYEIRDIADIMHIHPTHLSNTIKLTTGKSPCSFFEARIMDIAKFMLRETNTPVAHIAAKLTFDPSNFTKFFKRFEGVTPKQYREEMFMSSM, encoded by the coding sequence ATGCCCGCGAAGATCCCCCAAAAAATATTATCCCGCCAGCACGAGATCACCTCCGATTTTTTAAAGGAGGTAGACAAACACCTGGCCGATATTATAGAGGGGCGTGCTATGGATATGTACGAGATAAGGGATATTGCCGATATCATGCATATTCACCCAACACACCTTAGCAATACCATCAAACTAACTACGGGCAAATCACCCTGCAGTTTTTTCGAGGCAAGGATAATGGATATCGCCAAATTTATGCTCCGCGAAACCAATACCCCTGTCGCGCACATCGCGGCAAAACTCACCTTCGACCCATCAAACTTTACCAAATTCTTCAAACGCTTTGAAGGGGTGACCCCAAAACAGTACCGCGAGGAAATGTTTATGAGTTCAATGTGA
- a CDS encoding YbjQ family protein, whose amino-acid sequence MDHTFVTTSTGLEGYKVTKQLGLVRGITVRSRSALGNIAGGFQSLFGGRLSIYVELCENAREEAYQLMLQHANVMGANAIINMRYDANEVMQGVTEVLAYGTAVVVEPA is encoded by the coding sequence ATGGACCACACATTTGTTACCACCAGCACCGGCTTGGAAGGATATAAAGTAACCAAACAACTGGGCCTTGTACGCGGCATTACCGTACGCAGCCGCAGCGCCCTGGGCAATATTGCAGGCGGTTTCCAGTCGCTGTTTGGCGGCAGGCTTTCTATTTATGTTGAACTTTGCGAGAACGCACGCGAAGAGGCTTACCAGCTGATGCTGCAGCACGCCAATGTAATGGGCGCCAATGCCATTATCAACATGCGTTACGATGCCAATGAAGTGATGCAGGGTGTTACCGAAGTTTTGGCTTACGGCACCGCTGTAGTTGTAGAACCGGCTTAA
- the cls gene encoding cardiolipin synthase, with protein MAEHLSNLTELVDWVLIGAVIYIIIVVAVCLRIIYDTRSNDKAVAYLLVTVFLPVIGIAIYFAFGISYRKEKLYNKKIVTDKSARERLREQVRLESEKAWDTNEPAIQKHKKLALYLLNDGMSPLTGGNEVKLLINGENKFPEVLECIKKAKHHIHIQYYIFEDGEIGEEIKNALIVKAREGVDVRFIYDDFGSRSIRKELVDELKDAGVQAYPFYKVHFILLANRVNYRNHRKIIIIDGCTGFTGGINVSDRYVNKSGQLFWRDTHVKIVGPGVYYLQYLFICDWNFCSGKRLKLEKDFFCTQPVTRGKATVQIAASGPDSDFPSLMFSMAQTIGLAEKELLITTPYFIPGSNIMDALHVAAMSGVKIKILVPGESDSKLVNAAARSYYGELLDAGVEIYMYQKGFVHAKTLVSDGQLCIVGTANMDHRSFELNFEVNSMIYDTATAEELRAVFFNDIKDAKKINPTSWKRRPFMRQFPEKLARLLSPLF; from the coding sequence ATGGCTGAACATTTATCCAACTTAACCGAATTGGTCGATTGGGTGCTCATAGGCGCCGTTATCTACATTATTATAGTTGTAGCCGTATGCCTGCGTATTATTTACGATACGCGGTCGAACGATAAGGCGGTTGCTTACCTGCTTGTAACCGTGTTTTTACCGGTCATCGGCATAGCCATTTACTTTGCCTTCGGCATCAGCTATCGCAAAGAGAAATTGTATAATAAAAAGATCGTCACCGATAAGTCGGCGCGGGAAAGGCTGCGCGAACAGGTAAGGCTGGAGTCGGAAAAGGCATGGGATACCAATGAGCCGGCTATCCAAAAACATAAGAAACTGGCGCTATATCTGCTAAACGATGGCATGAGCCCGCTGACCGGCGGTAACGAGGTGAAACTTTTGATAAACGGTGAAAATAAATTCCCGGAAGTATTGGAGTGCATCAAAAAGGCAAAACACCATATCCACATCCAGTATTACATTTTTGAGGACGGCGAAATAGGAGAGGAGATAAAAAATGCGCTGATCGTAAAGGCCCGGGAGGGTGTTGATGTCAGGTTTATCTATGACGATTTTGGTAGCCGTTCTATCCGTAAGGAACTTGTAGATGAATTGAAGGACGCAGGCGTGCAGGCTTACCCTTTTTATAAGGTTCATTTCATTTTACTCGCAAACCGGGTTAATTATCGCAATCACCGCAAGATCATCATTATCGACGGCTGCACCGGTTTCACAGGTGGTATTAATGTAAGCGACCGGTATGTGAATAAATCCGGCCAGCTGTTTTGGCGGGACACGCACGTAAAGATAGTAGGGCCCGGCGTTTACTATCTGCAATACTTGTTCATCTGCGACTGGAACTTTTGTTCGGGAAAGCGGCTGAAACTCGAAAAAGATTTCTTTTGCACGCAACCGGTTACACGGGGCAAGGCTACGGTACAAATTGCGGCAAGCGGTCCGGATTCAGACTTCCCTTCATTAATGTTCTCCATGGCGCAAACCATAGGGCTGGCCGAAAAGGAATTGCTCATCACAACGCCGTATTTCATCCCGGGCAGCAACATTATGGATGCCTTGCATGTAGCCGCCATGAGCGGCGTAAAAATAAAAATATTAGTGCCCGGCGAATCTGATTCGAAGCTTGTTAATGCTGCCGCCCGGTCGTACTATGGCGAACTGCTCGACGCCGGCGTCGAGATCTATATGTATCAGAAAGGATTCGTCCACGCCAAAACCCTGGTATCTGACGGCCAGCTTTGTATTGTGGGTACCGCCAATATGGATCACCGCAGTTTTGAGCTGAATTTTGAAGTGAACAGCATGATCTATGATACAGCTACAGCAGAAGAACTGCGCGCTGTTTTTTTCAACGATATAAAGGATGCAAAAAAGATAAACCCTACTTCGTGGAAAAGGCGCCCGTTCATGCGCCAATTTCCTGAAAAGTTAGCGAGGCTATTGTCGCCTTTGTTTTGA
- a CDS encoding bifunctional helix-turn-helix transcriptional regulator/GNAT family N-acetyltransferase, whose amino-acid sequence MDFYNKVGKMAIGSRLRGLSDMITTDAAQLYHIYGVDIQPRWWPVFYVLTQTIENSITVIAREIGQSHASVSQVVREMVKCGFVTERKNKHDQRKNFVSLTEKGKAAAMKLNDQHQDVSAAINQAFSESQYDLWKAIEEWEYLLEQKSLLRRVQEEKKKREGEKVQIIDYTPAHKQAFKQLNEEWITQYFRMEESDHKALDHPDEYIVDKGGHIFMAVYEGNVVGACAIIKMDDKKYELAKMAVSPKAQGKSIGTLLGQACIEKAKDLGADTVYLESNTMLKPAINLYLKLGFEKITGPPSPYERSNIQMELKV is encoded by the coding sequence ATGGACTTTTACAATAAAGTTGGCAAAATGGCAATCGGTTCAAGATTAAGGGGTTTAAGTGACATGATAACAACCGATGCCGCACAATTGTATCACATTTATGGTGTGGATATACAGCCGCGCTGGTGGCCGGTATTTTATGTACTGACGCAAACCATTGAAAATTCGATAACCGTTATTGCACGCGAGATAGGCCAGAGCCATGCGTCGGTGAGCCAGGTTGTGCGCGAAATGGTGAAATGCGGCTTTGTTACCGAGCGCAAGAACAAACACGACCAGCGCAAGAACTTTGTATCGTTAACCGAAAAAGGAAAGGCAGCGGCCATGAAATTAAACGACCAGCACCAGGATGTTTCGGCAGCCATTAACCAGGCTTTCAGCGAAAGCCAGTACGACCTGTGGAAAGCCATTGAAGAATGGGAGTATTTACTGGAGCAAAAGAGCCTGCTGCGCCGGGTGCAGGAGGAAAAGAAAAAACGCGAGGGGGAGAAAGTACAGATAATTGATTACACTCCTGCTCATAAGCAGGCGTTTAAACAATTGAACGAGGAATGGATAACCCAATACTTCCGTATGGAGGAATCGGACCATAAGGCACTGGATCACCCGGACGAATACATCGTCGATAAAGGGGGCCATATTTTTATGGCAGTTTACGAGGGTAACGTAGTTGGCGCCTGCGCCATCATCAAAATGGACGATAAAAAGTACGAGCTGGCGAAAATGGCGGTGTCGCCTAAAGCGCAGGGTAAAAGCATCGGTACGCTGCTTGGCCAGGCCTGTATCGAAAAAGCAAAGGACCTGGGCGCTGATACTGTTTACCTGGAAAGCAATACGATGTTGAAGCCAGCCATCAATTTATACCTGAAACTGGGTTTCGAAAAAATAACCGGTCCGCCATCGCCCTATGAACGGTCGAATATACAGATGGAGTTGAAGGTGTGA
- a CDS encoding basic secretory protein-like protein yields the protein MKNILLTLSILAIAVVANAQQMQVIDKDGYKLTFINQDATLDAALQQRMINTFYKVYPELAKEYNPNTLKEVTMVIDTAYKGVAETDNGKVTISAAWMHKHPEDIDVITHEVMHIVQDYGESVGPGWLTEGIADYARYKFGVNNVAAKWALPDYKSTQNYDNAYRITARFLAWLEAKVKPGIVKTLDAQLRQHTYTDNSWKQLTGKTVDELWKAYSEAPAI from the coding sequence ATGAAAAATATACTCTTAACGCTTTCAATCCTTGCAATTGCGGTAGTGGCAAACGCACAGCAAATGCAAGTGATAGATAAAGATGGCTACAAGCTAACCTTCATTAACCAGGATGCCACGCTCGATGCTGCGTTACAGCAACGCATGATCAATACTTTTTATAAAGTTTATCCCGAACTGGCCAAAGAGTATAATCCAAATACTTTAAAAGAAGTGACCATGGTGATCGATACCGCCTATAAAGGCGTTGCCGAAACGGATAATGGCAAAGTGACCATCAGTGCGGCCTGGATGCACAAGCACCCGGAGGATATTGATGTGATAACCCACGAGGTGATGCACATTGTACAGGATTATGGCGAGAGTGTTGGTCCCGGCTGGCTCACAGAGGGTATCGCCGATTACGCCCGGTACAAATTCGGGGTAAATAACGTTGCCGCCAAATGGGCACTGCCTGATTATAAGTCAACGCAAAATTATGACAACGCCTACCGCATTACCGCACGTTTCCTGGCGTGGCTCGAAGCTAAAGTTAAACCCGGCATAGTTAAAACGTTGGATGCGCAATTACGTCAACACACTTACACCGATAACAGCTGGAAACAGTTGACCGGTAAAACGGTGGATGAATTGTGGAAAGCGTACAGCGAGGCACCGGCAATTTGA
- a CDS encoding SDR family NAD(P)-dependent oxidoreductase: MEQTNKIALITGGSRGLGKNAALHIAKKGIDVIITYRSKKDEAEDVVAEIEQSGQKAAALQLDTGIVKSFDAFSQQLTAILKEKWGREHFDFLVNNAGINAPSPFGKTTEEDFDNLVNVHFKGVYFLTQTLLPVIADGGRIINFSSGLARFSTPGYAAYASMKGAIEVFTRYLAKELGPRKIAANVIAPGIIETDFTSEAFSNPGMKERVSQITALGRPGMPDDIGGITAFLCTEDARWINAQRIEASGG; the protein is encoded by the coding sequence ATGGAACAAACAAATAAAATAGCGCTCATCACCGGCGGCAGCCGCGGACTGGGCAAGAACGCTGCATTGCATATTGCAAAAAAGGGTATCGATGTTATTATTACCTACCGCAGCAAAAAGGACGAAGCCGAAGACGTAGTAGCTGAAATTGAGCAAAGCGGACAAAAGGCGGCCGCGCTGCAGTTAGATACCGGAATTGTCAAATCTTTCGACGCCTTCTCGCAGCAGCTTACCGCTATCCTGAAAGAAAAATGGGGCAGGGAACATTTCGATTTCCTGGTAAACAATGCAGGCATTAATGCGCCCTCGCCATTTGGTAAAACAACCGAGGAGGATTTTGATAACCTGGTTAATGTTCATTTTAAAGGGGTTTACTTTCTTACCCAAACGTTGCTGCCGGTAATCGCTGACGGCGGGCGGATCATCAACTTTTCAAGCGGGTTGGCACGTTTCTCTACGCCGGGGTATGCTGCCTACGCTTCTATGAAAGGCGCCATCGAGGTGTTTACCCGTTACCTGGCCAAAGAACTTGGTCCGCGGAAAATAGCGGCGAATGTTATCGCCCCGGGTATCATCGAAACAGATTTTACCAGCGAGGCATTCTCCAATCCGGGTATGAAGGAACGCGTATCACAAATAACAGCATTAGGTCGCCCCGGCATGCCCGATGATATCGGCGGCATCACAGCCTTCCTTTGTACCGAGGATGCCCGCTGGATAAATGCGCAGCGTATCGAAGCCTCGGGGGGATGA
- a CDS encoding amidase, whose product MQRRDFIKTGSIAGITTLVAASCNTATPDKKTTGSEDASLDDFELNEVTIDTLQQKMRIKEHTSRSITEKYLKRIDDIDKAGPKLNSVIQVNPDALNMADAMDKERANGKVRGPLHGIPVLIKDNIDTGDNMMTTAGALALEGNFAKQDAFIVHKLREAGAVILGKTNLSEWANFRSTHSTSAWSSRGGQTKCPYVLDRNPSGSSAGSGSAASANLCAIAIGTETDGSIVSPSSVNGLVGIKPTVGLWSRSGIIPISKTQDTAGPMARTVKDAAILLGALAGYDPHDSGMIQAETQAPADYTKFLDANGLKGKRLGVEKSALETSPFMKTLFEEAIAVLKSKGATMVDVDVYGQIKQAGHDEFTVLLYEFKDGVNKYLSNANCKMKTLADVIEFNKKNEARAMPYFKQETLELAQKKDGLDAKEYLDAVKNTTSITRGVIDKILQDNKLDAIIAPTNGFANCIDLVNGDYDNGYSFSGPAAMAGYPHITVPMGYFHELPIGLSFVSTAYDEAGIITLGYAYEQASKKRVPPKFTKVIV is encoded by the coding sequence ATGCAACGAAGAGATTTTATTAAGACCGGTTCCATCGCCGGTATCACTACGCTTGTAGCAGCATCCTGCAACACGGCTACACCCGACAAAAAAACCACCGGGAGCGAGGATGCTTCCCTTGATGATTTTGAATTGAACGAGGTGACCATTGATACGCTGCAGCAGAAGATGCGCATTAAGGAGCACACTTCGAGGTCGATAACGGAAAAATACCTGAAAAGGATAGATGACATTGATAAAGCCGGGCCGAAGCTGAATTCGGTGATACAAGTAAACCCTGATGCGCTGAATATGGCCGATGCAATGGATAAAGAGCGGGCAAACGGCAAAGTACGCGGCCCCTTACATGGCATCCCGGTACTGATCAAAGATAATATTGATACCGGCGATAATATGATGACGACCGCGGGTGCGCTGGCACTGGAAGGCAACTTTGCCAAGCAGGATGCTTTCATTGTGCATAAATTGCGTGAAGCGGGGGCCGTTATATTAGGAAAAACTAACCTGAGCGAGTGGGCCAATTTCCGGTCGACGCACTCCACCAGCGCGTGGAGCAGCAGGGGAGGGCAAACCAAATGCCCCTATGTCCTCGACCGTAACCCAAGCGGTTCAAGCGCAGGGTCGGGCTCGGCAGCTTCGGCAAATTTATGCGCTATTGCGATAGGCACCGAAACGGATGGCTCTATTGTATCGCCATCGTCCGTGAATGGTTTGGTGGGTATCAAACCGACAGTGGGTTTATGGAGCAGGTCGGGTATTATCCCCATATCCAAAACACAGGATACCGCGGGGCCCATGGCGCGTACAGTAAAGGATGCTGCGATACTGTTAGGAGCGCTTGCCGGGTATGATCCGCACGATAGCGGCATGATCCAGGCTGAGACTCAAGCGCCTGCCGATTACACTAAATTTTTGGATGCAAACGGACTGAAAGGAAAACGCCTCGGTGTGGAAAAATCGGCTTTGGAAACCAGCCCATTTATGAAGACATTATTTGAGGAAGCTATTGCCGTGCTGAAAAGCAAGGGTGCCACCATGGTGGACGTAGATGTTTATGGGCAAATAAAGCAGGCCGGGCACGATGAGTTTACCGTACTGCTTTATGAGTTTAAGGATGGAGTGAACAAGTACCTGAGCAACGCTAATTGCAAAATGAAGACCCTCGCCGATGTGATCGAATTCAATAAAAAGAATGAGGCCAGGGCTATGCCATACTTTAAGCAGGAGACCCTGGAGCTGGCCCAGAAAAAAGATGGCCTCGATGCTAAAGAATATCTTGACGCTGTGAAAAACACAACGTCAATCACCCGCGGCGTAATTGATAAAATATTACAGGATAACAAGTTGGATGCCATCATCGCCCCAACCAACGGCTTCGCCAATTGTATTGACCTGGTAAATGGCGATTATGATAATGGCTATTCATTCTCGGGTCCGGCAGCAATGGCCGGTTACCCGCATATCACCGTACCTATGGGTTATTTTCATGAATTGCCGATCGGGTTATCCTTCGTAAGTACGGCCTACGACGAGGCGGGTATCATCACCCTGGGTTATGCTTATGAGCAGGCCTCGAAAAAAAGGGTGCCGCCGAAGTTTACTAAGGTTATTGTGTAA
- a CDS encoding sugar O-acetyltransferase encodes MNQKERMLAELPYKAWMDGLAEEQIETKRKIYDYNLCRPDESGKIDKSIREILGKAGKNVMILAPFHCDYGKHIEVGDNFMANYNCVILDVAKVTIGDNVLFGPNVSLLTAGHPVHHESRNSGYEYGIGITIGNNVWIGGQTVVNPGVTIGDNTVIGSGSVVTKDIPANVVAVGNPCKVMRVITEADHEYYYKNRKFDVSDY; translated from the coding sequence ATGAACCAGAAAGAACGAATGCTGGCCGAACTGCCTTATAAGGCCTGGATGGATGGGCTTGCGGAAGAACAAATAGAGACCAAAAGAAAGATTTACGACTACAATCTTTGCCGGCCCGATGAAAGCGGGAAGATCGACAAATCGATCCGCGAAATCCTTGGAAAAGCGGGTAAAAATGTAATGATACTGGCGCCGTTCCATTGCGATTATGGCAAACACATCGAGGTTGGGGATAACTTTATGGCCAATTACAATTGCGTTATACTGGACGTTGCCAAAGTGACCATCGGCGACAACGTACTGTTCGGCCCGAATGTTTCCTTGCTTACGGCCGGGCACCCGGTTCATCATGAATCAAGAAATTCGGGTTACGAATATGGCATCGGCATCACTATTGGTAATAATGTCTGGATAGGCGGGCAAACGGTGGTCAATCCCGGTGTTACCATCGGCGATAACACGGTTATAGGCTCGGGCAGCGTGGTTACTAAAGATATTCCCGCCAACGTAGTCGCCGTAGGCAACCCCTGTAAAGTAATGCGCGTTATTACCGAAGCTGACCACGAATATTATTATAAGAACAGGAAATTCGACGTGTCGGATTATTAA
- a CDS encoding M20 family metallo-hydrolase, producing MTDINLLYSQAVVLLQQLIMIPSFSREEALTADLIEKYLSDKGVETHRKMNNIWAFNLHFEESKPTILLNSHHDTVKPNSGYTREPFDAKMDEGKLYGLGSNDAGGCLVSLIHTFLYFYEREDLKYNFCLATTAEEEISGVNGLELIIPELGHLDFGIVGEPTLMQLAIAEKGLMVLDCVAHGKSGHAAREEGVNAIYEAMADIEWFRTYRFPKESEVFGPVKMSVTVINAGSQHNVVPASCNFVVDVRVTDAYRNEEVLEIIRQHVKCDVTPRSIRLKPSKIAKEHPIVQAGIALGRTTYGSPTTSDQSLLDIPSLKVGPGDSARSHTADEFIYLEEIKEGIELYIKMLESIV from the coding sequence ATGACAGACATCAACTTACTATATTCCCAGGCAGTGGTATTGCTGCAGCAACTTATTATGATACCGTCCTTTAGCCGGGAAGAGGCCCTTACAGCCGACCTTATAGAGAAGTATTTAAGCGATAAAGGGGTTGAAACGCATCGCAAGATGAACAACATCTGGGCCTTCAATCTGCATTTCGAAGAGTCAAAGCCTACAATATTGCTCAATTCGCATCATGATACAGTTAAACCGAATTCGGGCTATACCCGCGAACCATTCGACGCAAAAATGGATGAAGGGAAGCTTTATGGCCTTGGCAGTAACGATGCGGGGGGTTGCCTGGTCTCGCTGATACATACCTTTCTTTATTTTTATGAGCGGGAAGACCTGAAGTATAACTTTTGCCTGGCCACGACAGCGGAGGAGGAAATTTCCGGCGTGAATGGGCTGGAATTGATCATACCCGAGCTTGGTCACCTTGATTTTGGCATCGTAGGTGAACCAACGCTGATGCAACTGGCCATTGCCGAAAAAGGTTTAATGGTGTTGGATTGCGTAGCTCACGGAAAATCGGGGCATGCAGCGCGGGAAGAAGGGGTGAACGCCATTTACGAAGCGATGGCGGATATAGAATGGTTCCGTACCTATCGCTTTCCAAAAGAGTCGGAAGTATTTGGACCGGTTAAAATGTCGGTGACGGTTATCAACGCCGGCTCGCAGCATAACGTGGTACCTGCAAGCTGCAATTTCGTGGTGGATGTGCGGGTGACCGATGCTTACCGCAACGAGGAAGTACTGGAGATCATCCGGCAGCACGTAAAATGTGATGTTACCCCACGGTCTATCCGGTTGAAGCCATCGAAGATTGCAAAAGAGCATCCAATTGTACAGGCGGGCATTGCTTTGGGCCGGACAACTTATGGTTCGCCTACCACATCCGATCAGTCATTATTAGATATACCATCGCTGAAAGTCGGACCCGGCGATTCGGCACGCTCCCATACTGCCGATGAGTTTATTTACCTGGAAGAAATCAAAGAAGGTATTGAGCTTTATATCAAAATGCTGGAAAGCATTGTTTGA